One genomic region from Thiohalorhabdus denitrificans encodes:
- the map gene encoding type I methionyl aminopeptidase encodes MSVHIKSAEELEKMRVSGRLAAEVLRMIAPYVKPGVTTGELDRICHDYIVNEQGAYPSPLNYHGFPKSVCTTVNHQVCHGIPGDRELRDGDILNIDITVNKDGWHGDTSKMFYVGEPSKKARKASEVAHESMVRGIEQVRPGATLGDIGHAIQTYAESQHCSVVREYCGHGIGQGFHEEPQVMHYGRPGEGLTLEPGMVFTIEPMINAGKRHVKLLKDGWTVVTKDHSPSAQWEHTLVVTEDGYEVLTQLPGDPL; translated from the coding sequence ATGTCGGTTCATATAAAGTCTGCCGAAGAGCTCGAGAAGATGCGCGTCTCCGGACGCCTGGCCGCCGAGGTGCTGCGGATGATCGCCCCCTACGTCAAACCGGGCGTGACCACCGGCGAGCTGGACCGCATCTGCCACGACTACATCGTCAACGAGCAGGGCGCCTACCCTTCCCCCCTGAACTACCACGGCTTCCCCAAGTCGGTGTGCACCACGGTGAACCACCAGGTCTGCCACGGCATCCCGGGGGACCGGGAGCTGCGCGACGGCGACATCCTCAACATCGACATCACCGTCAACAAGGACGGCTGGCACGGCGACACCAGCAAGATGTTCTACGTGGGCGAGCCCTCCAAGAAGGCCCGCAAGGCCTCGGAGGTGGCCCACGAGTCCATGGTGCGGGGCATCGAGCAGGTACGCCCCGGGGCCACCCTGGGCGACATCGGCCACGCCATCCAGACCTACGCCGAATCCCAGCACTGCAGCGTGGTGCGCGAGTACTGCGGCCACGGCATCGGCCAGGGCTTCCACGAGGAACCCCAGGTCATGCACTATGGGCGTCCCGGGGAAGGGCTCACGCTGGAGCCGGGGATGGTGTTCACCATCGAGCCCATGATCAACGCGGGCAAGCGCCACGTGAAGCTCCTCAAGGACGGCTGGACGGTGGTCACCAAGGACCACTCCCCCTCCGCCCAGTGGGAGCACACCCTCGTCGTCACGGAGGACGGCTACGAGGTGCTCACCCAGCTACCCGGCGACCCCCTCTAG
- the glnD gene encoding [protein-PII] uridylyltransferase: MSPPGPRPAYRLRHRDRIFPEREFPERIAEIQRLHPPGQGWTPPVKAAFLERFRATYEEGRAFLESRFEEGATGREIVRGHAYLTDRLIQSLWRLLPDYLETARRSAPLCVLAVGGYGRAELHPHSDVDLLVLHDDTATTAAAFAEPLLHFLWDMGLPVSNALRTPEECIGDADADITIRTTLLEARLLAGDRDLYDRFRETFLERGRGEPGDFIAAKLEEQRQRHARYGGPVYNLEPNVKESWGGLRDLHLLFWVARHLHDVATLRDLVKRGVLSAGELRSLARSQEFLWRVRNGLHYLTGRNENRLQFDHQRTLAERFGYRDTAATLAVEKFMKRYYRTLRQVVALTNIGLQTLQQAGAAPEARPAGPGMRYRGPYLEAERPEEFQEDPARILTFFADAQHLEELPPLEAGTLRALWAGARNVDGAVRADPRVREGLLRILSTPGRVAGVLRRMNTYGLLGRFLPEFGRIVGQTQHNLYHIYPVDEHTLRAMEVVDQFHREESPLAMESPLACRLARQVRRPEILYLGLLCHDIAKGRAGDHSLLGARVARRLGRRLGLDPEDAGIAAWLVHDHLYLSQVSQKRDIHDPEVIGEVAYRVRTQNHLDLLFLLTEADMRATGPKVWNTWKAQLLTDLYFNVRQALRTGVPADTRARARRIRRRIIETLQEEGFDPEEVRAHLKRVGQDYLLHYHPEELTQHTRALLGRAGPTIVEVAPHIRAGGTEILLYTPDRAGLFTLATGTLASLGLNIMEAKVHTTRDHWALDSFLVLDQEDRPVHDPRDRARIRDHLQAALTQPASLPPAPSRQGYRQRAQRHFHTPVRVTFHPGSAAGETTAEVIAPDAPGVLYRIARILNEFGCQIHAAKVATFGERTEDTFQLSHKGAPLDTEERRRGLAEAIRREFEPAEVSS, translated from the coding sequence ATGTCTCCCCCCGGCCCCCGGCCTGCATACCGGCTGCGCCACCGCGATCGGATCTTCCCCGAGCGGGAATTCCCGGAACGGATCGCGGAGATCCAGCGCCTGCACCCCCCGGGCCAGGGCTGGACGCCCCCGGTCAAGGCCGCCTTCCTGGAGCGGTTCCGCGCCACCTACGAGGAAGGGCGCGCCTTTCTGGAAAGCCGTTTCGAGGAGGGGGCCACCGGGCGGGAGATCGTCCGCGGCCACGCCTACCTCACCGACCGCCTGATCCAGAGCCTCTGGCGCCTGCTGCCCGACTACCTGGAGACGGCGCGGCGCTCGGCCCCCCTGTGCGTCCTCGCCGTGGGCGGCTACGGGCGCGCCGAGCTGCACCCCCATTCCGACGTCGACCTCCTGGTCCTCCACGACGACACCGCCACCACGGCCGCAGCCTTCGCCGAGCCCCTCCTGCACTTCCTCTGGGACATGGGCCTGCCTGTCAGCAACGCCCTGCGCACGCCCGAGGAGTGCATCGGCGACGCCGACGCGGACATCACCATCCGCACCACGCTGCTGGAGGCCCGCCTGCTGGCGGGGGACCGGGACCTCTACGACCGCTTCCGGGAGACCTTCCTCGAGCGGGGACGAGGGGAGCCGGGCGACTTCATCGCCGCCAAGCTCGAGGAGCAGCGCCAGCGGCACGCGCGCTACGGGGGGCCGGTCTACAATCTGGAGCCCAACGTCAAGGAGAGCTGGGGCGGGCTGCGGGACCTCCACCTGCTGTTCTGGGTGGCGCGCCACCTCCACGACGTGGCCACCCTGCGCGACCTGGTGAAGCGGGGGGTCCTGTCGGCGGGGGAGCTCCGGTCGCTGGCCCGGTCCCAGGAGTTCCTGTGGCGGGTTCGCAACGGGCTGCACTACCTCACCGGGCGCAACGAGAACCGCCTGCAGTTCGACCACCAGCGCACCCTGGCGGAGCGCTTCGGCTACCGGGACACCGCCGCCACCCTGGCGGTGGAGAAGTTCATGAAGCGCTACTACCGCACCCTGCGCCAGGTGGTGGCCCTCACCAACATCGGCCTGCAGACCCTGCAGCAGGCGGGAGCAGCCCCCGAGGCGCGCCCCGCCGGGCCGGGCATGCGCTACCGGGGCCCCTACCTGGAGGCCGAGCGCCCCGAGGAGTTCCAGGAGGATCCTGCCCGAATCCTGACCTTCTTCGCCGACGCCCAGCACCTGGAGGAGCTGCCGCCCCTGGAGGCCGGCACCCTGCGGGCCCTGTGGGCCGGGGCGCGCAACGTGGACGGCGCCGTGCGGGCGGACCCGCGCGTCCGGGAAGGGCTGCTGCGCATCCTGAGCACCCCGGGCCGGGTGGCCGGGGTGCTGCGGCGCATGAACACCTACGGCCTGCTCGGCCGCTTCCTCCCGGAATTCGGGCGCATCGTCGGGCAGACGCAGCACAACCTATACCACATCTACCCGGTGGACGAGCACACCCTGCGCGCCATGGAGGTGGTGGACCAGTTCCACCGCGAGGAGTCCCCCCTGGCCATGGAGTCTCCCCTCGCCTGCCGCCTGGCCCGGCAGGTGCGCCGCCCCGAGATCCTCTACCTGGGCCTGCTCTGCCACGACATCGCCAAAGGCCGGGCCGGCGACCACTCCCTGCTGGGGGCCCGGGTGGCCCGCCGCCTGGGCCGGCGCCTGGGCCTGGACCCCGAGGACGCCGGGATCGCCGCCTGGCTGGTCCACGACCACCTCTACCTCTCCCAGGTGAGCCAGAAGCGGGACATCCACGACCCGGAGGTGATCGGCGAGGTGGCCTACCGCGTCCGCACCCAGAACCACCTGGACCTGCTGTTCCTCCTAACCGAGGCGGACATGCGGGCCACCGGCCCCAAGGTCTGGAACACCTGGAAGGCCCAGCTCCTGACCGACCTCTACTTCAACGTCCGGCAGGCCCTGCGCACCGGGGTACCCGCCGACACCCGGGCCCGCGCTCGGCGGATCCGCCGGCGGATCATCGAGACCCTGCAGGAGGAGGGATTCGATCCGGAAGAGGTGCGGGCCCACCTGAAGCGGGTCGGCCAGGACTACCTGCTGCACTACCATCCCGAGGAGCTGACCCAGCACACCCGCGCCCTGCTGGGCCGCGCGGGGCCCACCATCGTGGAGGTGGCCCCGCACATCCGGGCCGGCGGCACCGAGATCCTGCTCTACACCCCGGACCGGGCGGGCCTGTTCACCCTGGCCACCGGCACCCTGGCCAGCCTGGGCCTAAACATCATGGAGGCCAAGGTCCACACCACCCGCGACCACTGGGCCCTGGACTCCTTCCTGGTCCTGGACCAGGAGGACCGGCCGGTGCACGACCCCCGGGACCGGGCGCGCATCCGGGACCACCTCCAGGCGGCCCTGACGCAGCCCGCCTCGCTGCCGCCGGCCCCCAGCCGCCAGGGCTATCGCCAGCGGGCCCAGCGCCACTTCCACACCCCCGTGCGCGTCACCTTCCACCCCGGCAGCGCCGCGGGGGAGACCACCGCCGAGGTGATCGCCCCGGACGCCCCGGGGGTGCTCTACCGGATCGCGCGCATCCTCAACGAATTCGGCTGCCAGATCCACGCCGCCAAGGTGGCCACCTTCGGCGAGCGCACCGAGGACACCTTCCAGCTCTCCCACAAGGGCGCCCCGCTGGACACGGAGGAGCGCCGGCGTGGGCTGGCGGAAGCCATCCGGCGGGAGTTCGAGCCCGCCGAGGTTTCCTCCTGA
- a CDS encoding L-threonylcarbamoyladenylate synthase translates to MRTIEIRPQSVQPRTMEQVAEALRSRSAVIAFPSDTGYAFGCAPGATGALKRIQRIRGLNASHTWTLLCGDESCLGTYARMDTAVYRMIKRVVPGPYTFVFEATAEVPRQLQQKNRKTIGIRISADPVVQALVEALGGPLVTTTARLAGEEWAFEDAASIGEECGDSIDLLLDAGPVPPNPSTVVDLTGDEPEILRYGAGDPGPFGG, encoded by the coding sequence ATGCGAACCATCGAGATCCGGCCCCAGTCGGTACAGCCCCGCACCATGGAGCAGGTGGCCGAGGCCCTGCGGAGCCGCAGCGCGGTCATCGCCTTCCCCTCGGATACGGGCTACGCCTTCGGCTGCGCCCCCGGCGCCACCGGGGCCCTGAAGCGCATCCAGCGGATCCGGGGGCTGAACGCCAGCCACACCTGGACCCTGCTCTGCGGCGACGAGTCCTGCCTGGGGACCTACGCCCGGATGGACACGGCCGTCTACCGGATGATCAAGCGGGTGGTGCCGGGACCCTACACCTTCGTTTTCGAGGCCACCGCCGAGGTGCCTCGCCAGCTCCAGCAGAAGAACCGCAAGACCATCGGCATCCGCATCTCCGCCGATCCGGTGGTGCAGGCCCTGGTCGAGGCCCTGGGTGGCCCCCTGGTGACCACCACCGCCCGCCTGGCGGGGGAGGAGTGGGCCTTCGAGGACGCCGCCAGCATCGGCGAGGAGTGCGGCGACAGCATCGATCTGCTGCTGGACGCCGGCCCGGTGCCGCCCAATCCCTCCACGGTGGTGGACCTGACCGGCGACGAGCCCGAGATCCTGCGTTACGGCGCGGGGGATCCGGGGCCCTTCGGCGGCTAG
- the fdxA gene encoding ferredoxin FdxA, whose product MAFVVAEPCIKCKYTDCVEVCPVDCFHEGPNFLVIDPDECIDCTLCEPECPVTAIFREEELPEKWEHYTELNADLSQDWPVITEQKDPPPDADEWAEVEEKYEHLER is encoded by the coding sequence ATGGCATTTGTCGTGGCCGAGCCCTGCATCAAGTGCAAATATACCGATTGCGTCGAGGTCTGCCCGGTCGACTGCTTCCATGAAGGCCCCAACTTCCTGGTCATCGACCCCGACGAGTGCATCGACTGCACCCTGTGCGAGCCCGAGTGCCCGGTGACGGCCATCTTCCGCGAGGAGGAACTGCCGGAAAAGTGGGAGCACTACACCGAGCTGAACGCGGATCTCTCCCAGGACTGGCCGGTGATCACCGAGCAGAAGGATCCGCCGCCGGACGCCGACGAGTGGGCCGAGGTGGAGGAGAAGTACGAGCACCTGGAGCGGTAG
- a CDS encoding DsrE family protein, with the protein MRKIVLIVAGMLTGIMLSPAAWAQMGMDGPEPKVVYHVDYPGVRRFSAQLTSTYNMVQHYENQLIDSDVRIVANSFGVRYFTDKPLEGTPFEAGEELKEQREELRGRVKSMMSTYDVEVAICDITREQLGLSKDDFYEGVTFVDSGVVEVARLQQEGFAYVKAE; encoded by the coding sequence ATGAGGAAGATCGTGCTGATCGTTGCGGGGATGCTTACCGGGATCATGCTGAGCCCGGCGGCGTGGGCGCAAATGGGCATGGACGGGCCCGAGCCCAAGGTGGTCTACCACGTGGATTACCCGGGGGTGCGGCGTTTCTCCGCCCAGCTCACCAGCACCTACAACATGGTGCAGCATTACGAGAACCAGCTCATCGATTCCGACGTGCGGATCGTGGCCAACTCCTTCGGCGTGCGCTACTTCACCGACAAACCCCTGGAAGGCACGCCCTTCGAGGCCGGGGAAGAGCTGAAGGAGCAGCGCGAGGAGCTGCGGGGACGGGTCAAGTCCATGATGAGCACCTACGACGTGGAGGTGGCCATCTGCGACATCACCCGGGAGCAGCTCGGGCTCTCCAAGGACGACTTCTACGAGGGGGTGACCTTCGTGGATTCCGGCGTGGTGGAGGTGGCCCGGCTTCAGCAGGAGGGCTTCGCCTACGTCAAGGCGGAGTAG
- a CDS encoding 6-phosphofructokinase, with amino-acid sequence MRLGILTGGGDAPGLNAVIRAVVRAAMRTHGWPAVLGIPEGFKGLVERLDPIELTPFTTRGLINRGGTILHTTNRANPFQYPVGEDRYADRSDEAIQRIEELGIDALVVLGGDGSLSIAHKLAAKGVRVMGTPKTIDNDIQGTELCFGHQTAVATATDALDRLHTTAESHHRIMVVELMGRYAGWIALRAGVAGAADAILIPETPFEPDRLCARIRDRAQQGATFSIIVVAEGAKPKGGDVSVLQPGEGVYQAQLGGIGHQVAGMLEGVTHLETRVTVLGHVQRGGGPVAQDRLLATHYGVAAVDALARGEHNSMVTFDGQRIGTIPLEQVAGGFRPVPQDHPLLESARQLGVILGE; translated from the coding sequence ATGCGCCTGGGCATCCTCACCGGCGGCGGCGACGCCCCGGGACTGAACGCCGTGATCCGCGCCGTGGTCCGGGCCGCCATGCGCACCCACGGCTGGCCCGCCGTCCTGGGCATCCCGGAAGGGTTCAAAGGGCTGGTGGAGCGCCTCGACCCCATCGAGCTGACCCCCTTCACCACCCGGGGCCTGATCAACCGGGGCGGCACCATCCTGCACACCACCAACCGTGCCAACCCCTTCCAGTACCCGGTTGGGGAGGATCGGTACGCGGATCGCTCCGACGAGGCCATACAGCGCATCGAAGAGCTCGGCATCGACGCCCTGGTGGTGCTCGGCGGCGACGGCTCCCTGAGCATCGCCCACAAGCTCGCCGCCAAGGGCGTCCGGGTGATGGGCACCCCCAAGACCATCGACAACGACATCCAGGGCACCGAACTCTGCTTCGGCCACCAGACCGCCGTGGCCACCGCCACCGACGCCCTGGACCGCCTGCACACCACCGCCGAGAGCCACCACCGCATCATGGTGGTGGAGCTCATGGGCCGCTACGCGGGCTGGATCGCCCTGCGCGCGGGGGTGGCCGGCGCCGCCGACGCCATCCTCATCCCGGAGACCCCCTTCGAGCCCGACCGCCTCTGCGCGCGGATCCGGGACCGGGCCCAACAGGGGGCCACCTTCAGCATCATCGTTGTCGCGGAGGGCGCCAAGCCCAAGGGGGGCGACGTCTCGGTCCTGCAGCCCGGGGAGGGGGTCTACCAGGCCCAGCTAGGCGGGATCGGCCACCAGGTCGCCGGGATGCTGGAGGGGGTGACGCACCTGGAGACCCGGGTCACGGTGCTCGGGCACGTGCAGCGGGGCGGCGGGCCGGTGGCCCAGGACCGCCTCCTCGCCACCCACTACGGGGTGGCGGCCGTGGACGCCCTGGCCCGGGGCGAGCACAACAGCATGGTCACCTTCGACGGCCAGCGGATCGGCACCATCCCCCTGGAGCAGGTGGCCGGCGGCTTCCGCCCCGTGCCCCAGGACCATCCGCTGCTCGAATCGGCCCGCCAGCTGGGGGTCATCCTCGGGGAATAG
- a CDS encoding phosphoribulokinase, with the protein MSKKHPIVAVTGSSGAGTTTVKNAFNDIFRWENITPAVIEGDSFHAYERADMKEKMAEAEKKGENFSHFGPEANHFAKLEELFKTYGETGTGQRRFYIHSDEEAEQHNARLGIDKKPGQFTPWEDLPESDLLFYEGLHGGVADPEAGVDVAQWTDLLVGVVPAVNLEWIQKISRDTAERGYDASVVTDTILRRMHDYVHYITPQFSRTHINFQRVPLVDTSNPFIARDIPTPDESMVVIHFNAYKDQDWPYLLSMIEGSFMSRPNTLVVPGPKMGFAMELILNPIIHELVGKKSA; encoded by the coding sequence ATGTCCAAAAAGCACCCGATCGTTGCGGTGACGGGCTCCTCCGGTGCCGGAACCACCACCGTCAAGAACGCCTTCAACGACATCTTCCGGTGGGAAAACATCACCCCGGCCGTCATCGAGGGCGACAGCTTCCACGCCTACGAGCGCGCGGATATGAAGGAGAAGATGGCCGAGGCCGAGAAGAAGGGCGAGAACTTCAGCCACTTCGGCCCCGAGGCCAACCACTTCGCCAAGCTCGAGGAGCTGTTCAAGACCTACGGCGAGACCGGGACCGGGCAGCGCCGCTTCTACATCCACAGCGATGAGGAGGCCGAGCAGCACAACGCCCGCCTGGGCATCGACAAGAAGCCCGGCCAGTTCACCCCGTGGGAGGACCTCCCCGAGTCCGACCTGCTGTTCTACGAGGGCCTGCACGGCGGGGTGGCCGACCCCGAGGCCGGCGTGGACGTGGCCCAGTGGACCGACCTGCTGGTGGGCGTGGTGCCGGCGGTGAACCTGGAGTGGATCCAGAAGATCAGCCGCGACACCGCCGAGCGCGGCTACGACGCCAGCGTGGTGACCGACACCATCCTGCGCCGCATGCACGACTACGTGCACTACATCACGCCGCAGTTCTCCCGCACCCACATCAACTTCCAGCGGGTGCCGCTGGTGGACACCTCCAACCCCTTCATCGCCCGGGACATCCCCACCCCGGACGAGTCCATGGTGGTGATCCACTTCAATGCCTACAAGGACCAGGACTGGCCCTATCTGCTGTCCATGATCGAGGGCTCGTTCATGTCCCGGCCCAACACCCTGGTGGTGCCCGGGCCGAAGATGGGCTTCGCCATGGAGCTGATCCTGAACCCCATCATCCACGAGCTGGTGGGCAAGAAGTCGGCCTGA
- a CDS encoding sulfotransferase, whose amino-acid sequence MSLAAGISRRTRHYRDWLRVAGKEKVFCVGLNKTGTTSLEREMLDQGYVVGDEMKGKVLVDAWARRDFRPVIELCRTAQFFQDAPFSWPYTFMALDRAFPGSRFVLTVRDDAEEWYRSLVRFLGRRWANGRIPPTARDLKEAPGPYPGFRYHVHTTVHRVPGDDPFRKDALLDFYHTHNKMVRDYFRHRPEDLLVVNVKRPEDYDRFCAFLGVPRRREGFPWENRT is encoded by the coding sequence ATGAGCCTGGCAGCGGGAATCAGCCGGAGGACCCGGCACTACCGGGACTGGCTGCGGGTAGCCGGTAAAGAGAAGGTCTTCTGCGTGGGCCTGAACAAGACCGGCACCACTTCCCTGGAGCGGGAGATGCTCGACCAGGGGTACGTGGTGGGGGACGAGATGAAGGGCAAGGTGCTGGTAGACGCCTGGGCCCGCCGGGACTTCCGGCCGGTGATCGAGCTCTGCCGGACCGCCCAGTTCTTCCAGGACGCCCCCTTCAGCTGGCCCTACACTTTCATGGCCCTGGACCGGGCCTTCCCCGGCAGCCGCTTCGTCCTCACGGTGCGCGACGACGCCGAGGAGTGGTACCGCTCCCTGGTCCGGTTCCTGGGCCGGAGATGGGCGAACGGCCGCATCCCGCCGACGGCCCGGGACCTGAAGGAGGCGCCGGGGCCCTATCCCGGGTTCCGCTACCACGTGCACACCACCGTCCACCGGGTGCCCGGCGACGATCCCTTCCGGAAGGACGCGCTCCTCGATTTCTACCACACCCACAACAAGATGGTGCGGGACTATTTCCGCCACCGCCCGGAGGACCTGCTGGTGGTCAACGTGAAGCGGCCAGAGGACTACGACCGTTTTTGCGCGTTCCTGGGGGTGCCGCGGCGGCGGGAGGGGTTCCCGTGGGAGAACCGGACCTGA
- a CDS encoding NADPH-dependent FMN reductase has protein sequence MAYMILEGSARPDSRTGLVARHLAGSLEEVAGQAVQRLQPGAHLPALMDGAVAGGPVEGFQPVVEQVDAARGVILVTPEYHGSYSGVIKLVLDNLGYPSVLRGKPVGIVALGAARFAGTRAADALLSVLAHIRARPFGRYLFLPAIQEQLSESGALENPELRAEVADYLAEFHQYADCTLEAEGRLSP, from the coding sequence ATGGCCTACATGATCCTGGAGGGCTCGGCCCGGCCCGACAGCCGCACCGGGCTGGTGGCCCGCCATCTGGCCGGGTCCCTGGAGGAGGTGGCGGGCCAGGCCGTGCAGCGCCTGCAGCCCGGCGCCCATCTCCCCGCCCTCATGGACGGGGCGGTGGCCGGCGGCCCGGTGGAGGGCTTCCAGCCGGTGGTGGAGCAGGTGGACGCCGCCCGGGGGGTGATCCTGGTCACCCCCGAATACCACGGCAGCTATTCCGGGGTGATCAAGCTGGTGCTCGACAACCTGGGCTACCCCTCGGTTCTGCGCGGCAAGCCGGTGGGCATCGTGGCCCTGGGCGCGGCGCGCTTCGCCGGCACCCGCGCCGCCGACGCCCTGCTCTCCGTGCTGGCCCACATCCGCGCCCGGCCCTTCGGCCGCTACCTGTTCCTGCCCGCCATCCAGGAGCAGCTCTCCGAGTCCGGCGCCCTGGAGAACCCCGAGCTGCGCGCCGAGGTGGCCGATTACCTGGCGGAGTTCCACCAGTACGCCGACTGCACGCTGGAGGCCGAGGGCCGCCTCTCCCCCTGA
- the glnA gene encoding type I glutamate--ammonia ligase: protein MAQGADQVFRMIEEHNARFVDLRFTDPRGKWQHMTLPAHGLDEDTFEEGFSFDGSSIDGWKEIHESDMLLVPDPDTAFLDPFFEEPTVVLTCDVAEPDTMEGYNRDPRSVAKRAEAYLKSSGIGDTAYFGPEPEFFMFDSVRWDVKMEKCGYQIDSEEGVWNSGADFEGGNWGHRPAVKGGYFPVPPVDSSQDIRSAMTLVMEEIGITPEIHHHEVATANQNEVGFRFAEGVIQGDQLQKFKYVIHNMAHAFGKTATFMPKPVVGDNGTGMHVHMSIWKDGENTFSGDKYAGLSQEALYYIGGIIKHAKALCAFTNASTNSYKRLVPGFEAPVLLAYSNRNRSASIRIPAVGSPKARRIEVRFPDPTANPYLAFSALLMAGLDGIENKIDPGEALDKNLYDLPPEELEDVPTVAASFEEALDALDADRAFLTKGGVFTDDAIDGYLELRREEVEQVRMTTHPVEFALYYSV from the coding sequence ATGGCCCAAGGCGCCGACCAAGTCTTCCGCATGATCGAGGAGCACAACGCCCGCTTCGTCGATCTCCGCTTCACCGACCCGCGCGGCAAGTGGCAGCACATGACCCTGCCCGCGCACGGCCTGGACGAGGACACCTTCGAGGAGGGCTTCTCCTTCGACGGCTCCTCCATCGACGGCTGGAAGGAGATCCACGAGTCGGACATGCTCCTGGTCCCCGACCCGGACACGGCCTTCCTCGATCCCTTCTTCGAGGAGCCCACCGTCGTACTCACCTGCGACGTTGCCGAGCCCGACACCATGGAGGGCTACAACCGCGACCCCCGCTCCGTGGCCAAGCGCGCCGAGGCCTACCTGAAGTCCAGCGGCATCGGCGACACCGCCTACTTCGGCCCCGAGCCCGAGTTCTTCATGTTCGACTCGGTGCGCTGGGACGTGAAGATGGAGAAATGCGGCTACCAGATCGACTCCGAGGAAGGCGTGTGGAACTCCGGCGCCGACTTCGAGGGCGGCAACTGGGGCCACCGGCCCGCGGTGAAGGGCGGCTACTTCCCCGTGCCCCCCGTGGACTCCAGCCAGGACATCCGCTCCGCCATGACCCTGGTGATGGAGGAGATCGGCATCACCCCGGAGATCCACCACCACGAGGTGGCCACCGCCAACCAGAACGAGGTGGGCTTCCGCTTCGCCGAGGGCGTGATCCAGGGCGACCAGCTGCAGAAGTTCAAGTACGTGATCCACAACATGGCCCACGCCTTCGGCAAGACCGCCACCTTCATGCCCAAGCCGGTGGTGGGCGACAACGGCACCGGCATGCACGTGCACATGTCCATCTGGAAGGACGGCGAGAACACCTTCTCCGGTGACAAGTACGCCGGCCTCTCCCAGGAGGCGCTGTATTACATCGGCGGCATCATCAAGCACGCCAAGGCCCTCTGCGCCTTCACCAACGCCTCCACCAACAGCTACAAGCGGCTGGTGCCGGGCTTCGAGGCCCCCGTCCTGCTGGCCTACTCCAACCGCAACCGCTCGGCGAGCATCCGCATCCCGGCGGTGGGCTCGCCCAAGGCGCGGCGCATCGAGGTGCGGTTCCCCGACCCCACGGCCAACCCGTACCTGGCCTTCTCGGCCCTGCTTATGGCCGGCCTGGACGGCATCGAGAACAAGATCGACCCGGGCGAAGCGCTGGACAAGAACCTCTACGACCTGCCCCCCGAGGAGCTCGAGGACGTGCCCACGGTTGCGGCCAGCTTCGAGGAGGCCCTGGACGCCCTCGACGCCGACCGGGCTTTCCTGACCAAGGGCGGCGTGTTCACCGACGACGCCATCGACGGCTACCTGGAGCTGCGCCGCGAGGAGGTGGAGCAGGTGCGCATGACCACCCACCCGGTGGAATTCGCCCTGTACTACAGCGTCTAA
- the glnL gene encoding nitrogen regulation protein NR(II), which translates to MNQPRPAQILDSLATAVLGFDERLQLEWMNPAAEELFAVGLRQGRDRAFETLFPERTDLVQRAREVLAQPRVVSEREIWLQRPGDGGRLVDVTFSPLPLEGDRLGLLVEATLSDRRSRIAQEGRRIEEQRALRRVVRGLAHEVKNPLGGLRGAAQLLAAHLPDPALAEYTEVMEHEVDRLLKLLESLQGPRRARQLAPLNIHQVLERVRRLVGAEAPEGVAILRDYDPSLPEITGDFDQLVQVFLNLAQNAVQAVAGQGGGRVVLRTRVERNYTIEGNRHPLALRVDVADNGPGIPEAEQSQIFYPLVTSRAEGRGLGLSIAQDLVTAHGGVIDLQSRPGETVFQVTLPLAPPAEGETNEHGAPGL; encoded by the coding sequence ATGAACCAGCCCAGACCGGCCCAGATCCTCGATTCCCTGGCCACGGCGGTGCTCGGCTTCGACGAGCGGCTGCAGCTGGAATGGATGAACCCGGCGGCCGAGGAGCTGTTCGCCGTCGGCCTGCGCCAGGGCCGGGACCGGGCCTTCGAGACCCTGTTCCCCGAGCGCACCGATCTGGTGCAGCGGGCCCGGGAGGTGCTCGCCCAGCCCCGCGTAGTGAGCGAACGGGAGATCTGGCTCCAGCGCCCCGGGGACGGCGGCCGCCTGGTGGACGTGACCTTCTCCCCCCTGCCCCTGGAGGGGGACCGCCTCGGCCTGCTGGTGGAGGCCACCCTCTCCGACCGCCGCTCGCGCATCGCCCAGGAGGGCCGCCGCATCGAGGAGCAGCGGGCCCTGCGCCGGGTGGTCCGGGGCCTGGCCCACGAGGTGAAGAACCCCCTCGGCGGCCTGCGCGGGGCGGCCCAGCTGCTCGCGGCCCACCTCCCCGACCCGGCGCTGGCCGAGTACACCGAGGTCATGGAGCACGAGGTGGACCGCCTGCTCAAGCTCCTGGAGTCCCTGCAGGGCCCCCGCCGCGCCCGGCAGCTGGCGCCCCTGAACATCCACCAGGTCCTGGAGCGGGTGCGGCGGCTGGTGGGCGCCGAGGCCCCGGAGGGGGTGGCCATCCTCCGCGACTACGACCCCAGCCTCCCGGAGATCACCGGCGACTTCGACCAGCTGGTCCAGGTGTTCTTGAACCTCGCCCAGAACGCCGTCCAGGCGGTGGCCGGCCAGGGCGGCGGGCGCGTGGTCCTGCGCACCCGGGTGGAGCGCAACTACACCATCGAAGGCAACCGCCATCCCCTGGCCCTGCGCGTGGACGTGGCCGACAACGGCCCCGGCATCCCCGAGGCGGAGCAGAGCCAGATCTTCTATCCCCTGGTGACCAGCCGGGCGGAGGGGCGGGGCCTCGGACTGTCCATCGCCCAGGACCTGGTGACCGCCCACGGCGGCGTCATCGACCTGCAGAGCCGCCCCGGCGAAACCGTCTTCCAGGTCACCCTGCCCCTCGCGCCGCCGGCCGAGGGGGAAACCAACGAGCACGGAGCGCCCGGCTTATGA